Part of the Triticum dicoccoides isolate Atlit2015 ecotype Zavitan unplaced genomic scaffold, WEW_v2.0 scaffold80266, whole genome shotgun sequence genome, TGGTCTACAAAAAATCGTAAAAAAGTTTCgtaatgtttggactccgtttgttacttATTTcctgaaaagcaaaaaaaaaacaaaaaatagcaactggcactgagcactaggttaataagttagtctcaAAAAATGGTATATAATTGCAAAATAAACATCcatgattgatactataatagcatggaacaataaaaattatggatatgttggagatgtatcaggaggCAATGTAGTGTTGCTATTTTGTGACCTAAAAATCTTGTAAACATTAACGCGCAAATCGAAGTTGCATCTCCAATTTTTGGATTTATATGAGAGGTGGATTTGCTATTTTAGAACAACAAAATATATTTGTTAAGTTAGCGGCGTGTATGGTTGCCCACACGCTGCTAGTGTGATGTTTAACGGTGTTTAGGCTCTAGAAGGAGGGCTACTAATAGAACGTTAAGATTTTAAGCACACTTACATATTGTTTTCATTGATGTGCGAAAATTAATCTTTCCATGGTGTCATATGGCATGTCATCATTGGAATATGCGGTTACACATTCAATGTGTTACACAAAACTTATGAGATGTGTTAACGACCTACGGATGCCAGTGGAGATTCGTAGGTTCAAAGGGGGGAAGTATCCAATTTGATGAGCGGGAAATCTGGATTCTCGTGACCTAAAAAATCTTGTGTACATATAATCCAGAAAAATCAAAGTTGCATCTTCAATTTTTATTTATATGAGAGGTGGGTTTGCTATTTTAGAATAAGATAATATATTAGTTAAGTTAGGAGCGTGTACGGTTGCCCACATGCTGTTAGTGTGATGTTTAGCAGCGTTTAGGCTCTAAAAGGGACGCTGCTAATAATACTTTAAGATTTTAAGTGAATTTCCATAatgttgtaatttttatttgaaagaAAGTTTTGATGGTGTCAATATGCATGTGATCACTAGAACATGTGTTTACAAATTCAACGTTTTACACAAAAGTTATGAGACATATAAACGACCCATCGATGTCAGCCTAGATTTAATTTGTAGATTTGAAGTGGGGTGGGATTATCCAATTTGTGAGGGGGCAATGTAGTGTTGCTATTTTTGTGACCTAATAGTCTTGTATACATATAATGCAGAGAAATCAAAGTCGCGTCTCCAAATTTTGGATTTATATGAGAGGTAGGTTTGCTATTTTTGAATAACATAAATATACTAGCTCAGCTAGTAGCATGTATGGTCGCCCAAATGCTGCTAGTGATGTTTGAAAAATAAACTTTGCATGTTGTCATCATGCATGTGATCAATATAATATGTGGTTGCAAATTCAATGAATTACACAAAAGTTCTGAGATATGTGAGTGTCGTCCATTGGCCAATCAGCtcatatatatttttattttgagAACACGTTAGAAGCACACCGCTATTTGTACGTCTGTTAGCAGCGTTCCTTAACAACAAATATTTTTGGTTGTTTGAACCCAAACATGCGGTCTGACGGTGTGGTGATGCTAGTTTTGTCGCTTTCTTGGTAAGATGAACGCTTCTAGTTTACAGCCAGCCTTCTTGCAGCGTCTTTGTTACTCAAACACTGATGGCGTTTCGAGGTAGAATAGCTCCCATGGTGTACAACACTAGCACCGGTTATTTAGTTGGCACACTGCTAGTTATGTAGCAGTAGAAGCGCCAAGATTTTTCTAGGCACCGTGGGTGGTTGGTCAAGTTAAAAGCCATGTTTCTTTCTTGACGAACGTTGCTACTAGCAAAATCATATAAGGGGTTTTCCTACTAGTGATGTGGTATAATTTCTTGGGGTTTTCCATCATGTACCCTTTTAAAAGATGTCAACTTGTACATATTACATCTCCTTCTCAATGAAAAGGTAGCCCTTCTGCCGATTACTCGAAAAAATGATTATCTTCCCCTAAATGCCAATCTTCATATCAGTAGGTTATCTATGGTTCACTGAACCAGATGTAAGTCCAGGAGTAATGCTCGTGTTAAAAAAGGCTTGGTTCTTCCAATTGGTTTTGATGCATACCCTGAAATATTTGGCAGGGTTACACAAGACCACAGAGAAGTCTCTTCTATAGAAGAGTGATGGAGGTCATGTATGAGAAGAATAATTTGTTCCTCGGGGTGTGGGGCAAGCATAGCTCTACCTCTCACTCCATGTAATTTGTGCAATCATGTTTTCTTTATGTtagttgtatgttacgtattttatgAATCAAAACATTGTTTTCATTCACCCACAAAAAACATTGTTTTTGTTAACCTCTTGGTTCGTACATCAATCTTATAATTGTCTGCAAGAGTAGATTCGGGCCGAACATTTGTAGTTATAAGAACAAAATATAGAAAAAAACAAATACAAAGTTCCGTGTTCTATAACCAATACTCACAAGTTTGAGAAAATTCTTATAATAGTAACTCGCAAGGTTGTCAGAATAAAtcacgattctgttatacgattctacgactttacgatccaacctaacccctatgattctacgactttagttcatagaatctgcgtttctacgatcctgatagtgaagattctatgatttgtGATCCTACCATCGGCGCTCTGATCCGATTCaatatcgcgattctgacaaccttaacTCGACTTCACTAATATTTCTTGTAACTATTACACACATGTAACACGTATTATTCCATGATAGTTTGGACACACCACATTTTTTATATCAAACAAAATATGTTTATGGCCATGAAATATATACACCTATATTTCGCCTATGTATGTTTGAGGTACATACGTGGGAAGCATGAGCATGCTGTTATACATGAGATATATAAACATTACATCACATACATAAACGACATACATGATTACTATTAGAAATAGATATTCTAATCTCTTCTCCCCTATGCACTTTTGTAAGCTTTGTTCATCTAATTATTATTGCGAGCATATGTTAGAGCAGCCGGAATGTGTGTGTTGATGAGATATGAGCCCCAATCGATGCATGCAGGATCACAATCAAACGTGGATCCATCCTTCAGCTGGTCTGTAGAGGTTATTGCCCACAAATTTCTCATGTTCGTGTCATCAAAGCTTCATAGGACGGAGGGAAAAGTTAGATCAGTATCGTAGATGTAAATAAGCACATAATAATTTAGCCAAGAACGATAACAAAATTGTTTGCAAAGTTTGTACATATCCGCCAACAAATAAAAACCCTTGATATAGATGTAGAAATTGAGCATTTGTTATTGCTTGCACATGCATGGTGTGCTTCTTGATGTATCTTATAGTTGATAAGTGGGTTTAATGTGTGATGGTAATATTAGTTGTATGCGTATCTTAATAGCTTGCATGAATACAATACTCTCTCTGTTTCTTTTTAGTCTTCttataaaatttggtcaaagtcaaactttataaagtttgactaactttgtaggaaaaaatatcaacatttacaatactaaaactataccGTATGAAAATtagtttcatgatgcatctaataatATCGATTTcatattgtgagtgttgataaattTTTCTATAAACTCTTTCAAAgttgacaaagtttgactttgaccaaattttatatgcgGAATATAATGATACGGAGGGAGTATTGTCATTTTTCTTGGTAATATGGGGCACCAATGAAAATATTGTATGGTCAACACTAGATTTTGAATCATTGCTATACCTTTTCCATAACGAAAAGCACTAGCTGGTCCTTGACCATAAATGGTACAAACTTTGGGCAAGATGTGTGTATTGGAAAGAATAGAACTACCAACTACCGCTAGCTATGACATGTTGTGGTGATGTACTATTCAAAACATAACATAGACATGGAGCAACTAATGGTAGGTTTTGTGGAATTTACAGTTAACCATTCCAATGAATAAACATTCAAAGAACTAAGTCATACTGAGAAAATAAAGCTAGCGTTGTCAACAAATTCATAAGCTCAAGAAACATTCAAAGAAATTAATGCTATCTTCTGCGAAATGAGAGTTGGAAGAATTTGAGACTATAAGAATGAAATAAAGTTATGTTCTAATATAATATAATTAAGTGGAAGATTCTCACCACCCTTTGAAGAACGCATATGGGGCGTACAACTTGGCGACAAGTATCAGGAAATTGTAGCCACGTTTGAGCTTATTGTAATGCTGGGACAATGAATGCCCAAATACACTCATCACATGCAACGTCTGTATATCACAAGATTACACAAGTCATTACATAATTCATAGTTGTAACATATTTATTTGACAATTCCTTGTATGACCCCATTTAAATGAGCTGAATATACATGTTCAATTTTTTTCTGTAAGATTTGTCCATCTCTTGTATAACTCGATAGATTCTAAGTTGCACTATTGCAACACCAATTAAAGCAAAAAAATTCTTGGAGATTGAAACTTCAGATGTTTAGCAAGTATTAACGGCATCTTTATATCCACTTAGATAAGGGTATACATCAGTTTAAAAGAAATTTGTACATACCTCTAATGCTAGGTTATACCGCAGGATCATGTATAAACGAAAAAATGTATATGTCTTGAAAAATTTCACCCTTCTATCCTTGACAATCCTCCCGTCCTTGGTTACACGAGGATTAGAGCGGAAATACTCATAGCCTGATTCCAGAAAAGTGGAAAAAAGCAATGGGTTCCGATGGCCTGTGGTTACATGGTAAATTGCCTGTGTTCCATGTGTGTCCCAATGAATGGCCATGGCGACCATCAGTGCATTAATTACCATGTCTCCTGGTATCTATAACATATTGCAGTTTTGTAATTAAAGTCAAAACCATAACTGTAATAagtgcatgtaaatgtatataataGTTCATTACGATATGAGTGAAATGTATAGACCACTCAAGGCATATATTACGTGCACTAAAAGCACCCTAATATATTGACAATGATATATAGGAACTATATTTGATATAAATGTCAAAAAACACGATgcacatagacacacacacacacacacacacttttgccATGTGTATgcatttattgaattctgttttttgCAATACTCACCACATCGACAATGACAGTACGATCAGCGATAAAACACGGAAGTTTCTGGTCATTGTAAGCAACATACAACATATCCATTGTCCTACAACCAAAGTGAAACAATCTGTTAACATGCATGGAATTTAACTACTATCACAGATACGCAAAACCATTTACTATCAACAACAAAAAAGTTAATTTTAATAGGTTTACCTAGTTCCCTCCGTCCAACCAGGCATTGGTTCTTGGAAAGTGCTAGATATGATGCTTGGCCGTACTATGACAGCTGGAAGGTCTCGTCCTAAGGTTCCTAGCAACATCTCCCCCATGGCCTTTGTGAGTGAATACACGTTAGGCCAACCAAAGTGCCTAGCCCTGGAAAAAATTTATACCACATGTTAATTATGTTATCTATTTCTTCATGGTCACATCTATGAGATGAAATTAGTTAAGAAAGTATGTATATATTTATCCAGACCTTTTCAATCCAAGTTCCTTCATTTTCCTTTTCTCTATCTTGTCATTAGAGAATTGTATCCTGAGTTTTGACTTGACACTCTCAACTAATTTTATCTCAGATTGGATGTCCAAGTTATAGTCTTTCTTTAGTGCTTTGCCTACATCAAACGGCTTCTCCAATAACAGGCCTTCTTGCTCCCCGGCTACGAAAGCTACTCAAGAAAAGAACATTATTATATGTGTTTATAGAatgtttcacacacacacacacaaacacacacacacacacacacaactagaTGATCCAACCATATTTATCTGTCATCAATTTAAGAAATATGAGCTAAGAAGCAGGAGCAGAGGACGTGCTTACCAGTGGAAACATGAAGGAGCATTTTAAGATTAGCACACTTCTTTGCTAAATCGCACACGTGGGCAACTCCTAAGGTATTTGATGCCAGAGCGACATCATATCTGCACATGGAATGTCCAAGGAGATGTTGAGTGAGTTTAAGCCCTTTATAACAATACAGCAAATGGTGGGTGGACATATAATTTTCCTATGGATTTTCCTTAGTAAAATTATTCTCTTATTTCTTAATAGTTTTCTTATATAGCGGACACCAAAAAAGGTGACACATGTCTAGAAAACACGTTAGAACAATATACATAGACTACCCATATGCCATATGTATTATCTGCCTACTACATGTATAATTAGATAACACATTTTTATTTAGAAAAACCAGAAGACAATTTTGACATGACACAATTTATAAAATGAAACTTTAATCGTTACTTTTATGTGAATCTAATGAATCTATATTCAGGAAACTATTGATACTAGTTTCTCCTAATTACTAGGTACTTTGAATCAGATGGTCCCGTCCATCGATTGACAAATAAATCCTTCTAAGTCAGCTGATATATATGCAACCCTTTTTATATTATACGCACCTCTCATAGAAGCTAGTAGTTGCAGCTACACTCACAATGACATGGATATCCTTAGAGATCTGTTCAACCATAGAATTTCTGAGTGCACAGGTTTCCTTAGTGATGTCTCCAGGTAGAGGGGAAATTTTATTTTTGATAAAAGAGTTGAAATCAGCTCCATGCTTGCTTCGCAGAACATCAAAAAGTTTTGTTGCTACAACCTGTACATAAGAGGATAATAAAGGATAGATTTGAAAATATAATTAGATATCACAAATAAGTCAATAAATAgttatttttatttctatttttattttgaACATCCAATGTTATTGGAGGGACCAAATATCAATAGGGAATAATTGTAATATTGTTTCTTGGATTTTTAAAGCTACAAGTATCTTTATGGTCAATATATTTAGATCAAAATATAAATTTGGTATTAATTGCACATCTATACATGTATGAGTACTATGCAATTGTGGTGCAaagtacatgtgtgtgtgtgatgaGCGTACACTCTAGAGTCCAAACTTAAATGTACTCAAATGTGAGGGTTTCATCTTCGGTGTGTTGATTGTTTTTGAGCAATATTATTTTGTTTGTCACATAAAATAATATTTAACTATATATGGAAAGTAATGTTATTCTAAAACAACTAAAATTCTTTACCAAATAATATATAACTTTTGTGGTGTATATGTTTAATCATAATTGATTTGGGGACAAATAGTTATTATCACGTTTCCAGATATATCATTTGTCTTAATACCCATTTGTGTCCCTCACATAAGATGATATTACATCGTAAGCTTCCTGGTAGTTTCCATGTGATGTTAGGCCAACACGTGAGGTTAATAAGTCTTACTTCCACTCATGTTCTCCCATTTTTCTAAAATACATGATGTAATAGACACCCTTTGAAGTTTCAAATATGACAATTGCTGTTTTAAATGAGTATGCAAAAAATAGGAAATATTTCTTGAAAAGGAATAATTGTTTAGCATTAATTAGCAATATTATTTTCACTACTCTAGTTATATGGGATAGTCAAAGTGAAGCAAGTTTGATTGGAATTTTTCTTGCTAGCTTATGCTTCTTCCAATAGGTCCTTGTGTAGTTAGGATAGGAACATTCTTCTTAGAATCGTCTAGTATGAAAAAATCGGACGAGATTTGAGGTAGGAAAATGTACGATGACTGGATTTTGAAGTCCCACTCAAAGACTGGTATCCATGGGTAAGAGTTTTACACATTCGGACTTTACCACAGTGTCTTGCACGAGCGACTAAAATATATGTCTTGCACGCATGAAGCGTTCATGCTGGGTTGTAAGAATGGGCCATAAAAGGATTTAGCATTAAGCGTTGGCTCATGAAAATTTTATTTCAATCTGAACCGTCAAAAGTTACTTTATTATGAGGGTCCACATATTGACGGCCATATATTTCCGTTTTTAGTGGGAATTTCTAACATATCTGTCTATTCTCTTTTGTATTTTGTGCAGCTTATGTTTCTTCTGGCAGGTCCTTGTGTAGTTAGGATAGGGACATTCTTGACGGAATCTCTAGTATGAAATCAAACTCTATTGATAATATTTGGGGATTATTTTTTCACCTTCTTATTTCATTTGGAACCCATCAATGCATAACTTTCAAAACAGATTATTTGTCTCTAAGACTTGTGATCTCTTACTATGTCCTAGTTATGAATAATAGATCCAACGATCACGATAGTTTTGATGTTGTAGATTAACTTTGTGACTTTAGTAGTCTGGATAAATTTTTGGAGGTGTTTGGTTGGGCTTCTTTTTAACTTTTGCAATCTGGCTTATAAGCCAAAAGGATTCTATTTGTGGGCTTTTGGCTTCGGCCGTTGACTTATGACTCAATATTGATACATGATGATCCAAGCCAAAAGCCCATAAATAGGCTAAAGTGAAAAACAAACAATAAGCCCAACCAAACATGCTTTTGGTTCGAACCCCAAAAACAAAATGGGGGAAAGAAGAAAAAACTGATTTCGGATCCCGGGCTCCGTTCATCCCGGATTTAAAAAAAATCAGGATTAGGGTTTTAAAGTTCAATatgctaaaataaaagaaaaacatgtATAGTGATGCAGGTCAGTTTATGTAAAGTTTCGTGATGAAATAGATTTGGTGTTATCTACACACAGAACTAAGCATTTCTAGCACCCAAAATCCAACATCCATATATATCAACATAGATTTTCTAGCATCCACATAGATTTTCTACGATCCATATATATCAACAGGTTTAATTTCCAACATCCAAcatctatgtttcattttcattaaaGATGTATTACAAGGACTAAATTAATGGAGTACACGTCAATTGTAATATTGTTTCTTGGATTTTTAAAGCTACAAGTATCTTTATGGTCAATATATTTAGATCAAAATATAAATTTGGTATTAATTGCACATCTATACATGTATGAGTACTATGCAATTGTGGTGCAaagtacatgtgtgtgtgtgatgaGCGTACACTCTAGAGTCCAAACTTAAATGTACTCAAATNNNNNNNNNNTGAGGGTTTCATCTTCGGTGTGTTGATTGTTTTTGAGCAATATTATTTTGTTTGTCACATAAAATAATATTTAACTATATATGGAAAGTAATGTTATTCTAAAACAACTAAAATTCTTTACCAAATAATATATAACTTTTGTGGTGTATATGTTTAATCATAATTGATTTGGGGACAAATAGTTATTATCACGTTTCCAGATATATCATTTGTCTTAATACCCATTTGTGTCCCTCACATAAGATGATATTACATCGTAAGCTTCCTGGTAGTTTCCATGTGATGTTAGGCCAACACGTGAGGTTAATAAGTCTTACTTCCACTCATGTTCTCCCATTTTTCTAAAATACATGATGTAATAGACACCCTTTGAAGTTTCAAATATGACAATTGCTGTTTTAAATGAGTATGCAAAAAATAGGAAATATTTCTTGAAAAGGAATAATTGTTTAGCATTAATTAGCAATATTATTTTCACTACTCTAGTTATATGGGATAGTCAAAGTGAAGCAAGTTTGATTGGAATTTTTCTTGCTAGCTTATGCTTCTTCCAATAGGTCCTTGTGTAGTTAGGATAGGAACATTCTTCTTAGAATCGTCTAGTATGAAAAAATCGGACGAGATTTGAGGTAGGAAAATGTACGATGACTGGATTTTGAAGTCCCACTCAAAGACTGGTATCCATGGGTAAGAGTTTTACACATTCGGACTTTACCACAGTGTCTTTCATGAGCGACTAAAATATATGTCTTGCACGCATGAAGCGTTCATGCTGGGTCGTAAGAATGGGCCATAAAAGGATTTAGCATTAAGCGTTGGCTCATGAAAATTTTATTTCAATCTGAACCGTCAAAAGTTACTTTATTATGAGGGTCCACATATTGACGGCCATATATTTCTGTTTTTAGTGGGAATTTCTAACATATCTGTCTA contains:
- the LOC119347941 gene encoding fatty acyl-CoA reductase 1-like isoform X1; translation: MDAAAVIGCFRDRSILITGSTGFLGKMLVEKILRVQPDVRKLYLLVRAPDAASAEHRVLTEVVATKLFDVLRSKHGADFNSFIKNKISPLPGDITKETCALRNSMVEQISKDIHVIVSVAATTSFYERYDVALASNTLGVAHVCDLAKKCANLKMLLHVSTAFVAGEQEGLLLEKPFDVGKALKKDYNLDIQSEIKLVESVKSKLRIQFSNDKIEKRKMKELGLKRARHFGWPNVYSLTKAMGEMLLGTLGRDLPAVIVRPSIISSTFQEPMPGWTEGTRTMDMLYVAYNDQKLPCFIADRTVIVDVIPGDMVINALMVAMAIHWDTHGTQAIYHVTTGHRNPLLFSTFLESGYEYFRSNPRVTKDGRIVKDRRVKFFKTYTFFRLYMILRYNLALETLHVMSVFGHSLSQHYNKLKRGYNFLILVAKLYAPYAFFKGCFDDTNMRNLWAITSTDQLKDGSTFDCDPACIDWGSYLINTHIPAALTYARNNN
- the LOC119347941 gene encoding fatty acyl-CoA reductase 1-like isoform X2 — translated: MDAAAVIGCFRDRSILITGSTGFLGKMLVEKILRVQPDVRKLYLLVRAPDAASAEHRVLTEVVATKLFDVLRSKHGADFNSFIKNKISPLPGDITKETCALRNSMVEQISKDIHVIVSVAATTSFYERYDVALASNTLGVAHVCDLAKKCANLKMLLHVSTAFVAGEQEGLLLEKPFDVGKALKKDYNLDIQSEIKLVESVKSKLRIQFSNDKIEKRKMKELGLKRARHFGWPNVYSLTKAMGEMLLGTLGRDLPAVIVRPSIISSTFQEPMPGWTEGTRTMDMLYVAYNDQKLPCFIADRTVIVDVTLHVMSVFGHSLSQHYNKLKRGYNFLILVAKLYAPYAFFKGCFDDTNMRNLWAITSTDQLKDGSTFDCDPACIDWGSYLINTHIPAALTYARNNN